In a genomic window of Phyllostomus discolor isolate MPI-MPIP mPhyDis1 chromosome 5, mPhyDis1.pri.v3, whole genome shotgun sequence:
- the LOC114497513 gene encoding uricase gives MAHYHNVDKDNEVEFVQTGYGKDMVKVLHIQRDGIYHSIKEVATSVQLTLSSKKDYLHGDNSDIIPTDTIKNTVHVLAKFKGIKSIETFAMNICEHFLSSFNHVIRAQVYVEEVPWKRFEKNGAKHVHAFVHTPTGTHFCEVEQMRSGPPVIHSGIKDLKVLKTTQSGFEGFIKDQFTTLPEVKDRCFATQVYCKWRYHRCRDVDFEATWDTVRDLVLEKFAGPCDKGEYSPSVQKTLYDIQVLSLSRLPEIEDMEISLPNIHYFNIDMSKMGLINKDEVLLPSDNPYGKITGTVRRKLASKL, from the exons TTGTTCAAACTGGCTATGGGAAGGATATGGTAAAAGTTCTCCATATTCAGCGAGATGGAATATATCACAGCATTAAAGAGGTGGCAACTTCGGTGCAACTCACGCTGAGCTCCAAAAAAGATTATCTACATGGAGATAATTCAGACATCATCCCTACAGACACCATCAAGAACACAGTTCATGTCTTGGCAAAGTTCAAAGGA ATCAAAAGCATAGAGACTTTTGCTATGAATATCTgtgaacatttcctttcttcttttaaccACGTCATCAGAGCTCAAGTCTACGTGGAAGAAGTCCCTTGGAAGCGTTTTGAAAAG aaCGGAGCCAAGCACGTCCACGCGTTTGTTCATACGCCCACGGGAACGCACTTCTGTGAGGTTGAGCAGATGAGGAGTG GACCTCCAGTCATTCATTCTGGAATCAAAGACCTTAAGGTCTTAAAAACGACCCAGTCTGGATTTGAAGGATTCATTAAGGACCAGTTCACCACACTCCCTGAGGTGAAGGACCGGTGCTTTGCCACCCAAGTGTACTGCAAGTGGCGCTACCACCGATGCAGAGATGTGGACTTTGAGGCTACCTG ggACACTGTTCGAGACCTTGTCCTAGAGAAATTTGCTGGACCCTGTGACAAAGGCGAGTACTCGCCTTCTGTCCAGAAGACCCTCTACGACATCCAGGTGCTCTCCCTGAGCCGGCTTCCTGAG ATAGAAGACATGGAAATCAGCCTGCCGAATATCCATTACTTTAACATAGACATGTCTAAAATGGGACTGATCAACAAGGACGAg GTCTTGCTCCCATCGGACAACCCCTATGGCAAAATTACTGGTACAGTGAGGAGGAAGCTGGCTTCCAAGCTGTGA